A segment of the Synechococcus sp. CBW1002 genome:
CGCCTGGCCCAGAAGACGATCCGCCACGCCGTCGAGCAGATCCGAGCCGGTGAGCAGCCCGGTGACCACCTGATCCTGGCCCCAGTAGGGGCTGGGGAGGCCGTGCAAGGTCAGAGTGAGCCCCGCGACGGCATTGAGCCGCTCCACCACCGGCTGCAGGGCCTCGGCCACGAGCTTGCCCACCACCCAGCTGTAGTGACGGGCGGGGGTCACCGCCGCCGGCAGGGCCGTGGTGGCGGCATCGAGCTGCTCAAGAAAAGCGCGGATACTGCCGACGCCGTTTTCCTGTTGGGGCAGATCTTCGTAGGTGGCCCTTGGCGGCAGGGGCAAGCCGGCGATCAGATACCACTCATCCGAGAGCCAGGCAAAGCGGCTGCCCAGCCGGCCGGCGAACTCGCGCTGCAGGGGCTCCAGCCGCTCGATCACAGCCCGGGCACAGGCCCGATCCACCGGCACGAGCGAATCCCCAGCCGGCCGAAAGCGGGTCAACCCCACCGGCACAACAGCGGCGGAGAGCACGGCAGGCCAGTCGCCGGCGGCGAAACCAGCCAGATCCCGCAGGGTGCGCTCCAGGGCATCGCCATCGTTGAGACCAGGGCAGACCACCACCTGGGCGTGGATCTGCAACTGCCGCTCGGCAAACCAGCTCAGCTGCTGCGGCAGCAGAGCGGCGCGAGGATTGATCAGCAGGCGACTGCGCAGCTCCGGATCGGTGGCATGAACCGAGACGTAGAGAGGCGAGAGGCGCTGCTGCTCGATCCGCTGCCAATCAGCGGCCGTGAGGTTGGTGAGCGTCAGATAGGAGCCGTAAAGAAAGCTGAGCCGGTAGTCGTCGTCCTTGAGATAGAGGCTGTCGCGCCGGCCTGGCGGCTGCTGATCGATGAAGCAGAAGGGGCAGTGGTTATTGCACTGGCGCAGGCCATCGAACAGCGCTTCGGTGAAGCCCAGGCCCAGCCCCTCGTCGGCGTCCTTCTCCAACTCCACGAGATGTCTGGTTCCATCGGGATCGAGCACCTCAAGGGCCAGGTCCTCGTCACCGCAGAGAAACTGCACATCGATCAGATCCCGCGGCCGAACCCCGTTGATGCTGACCAGGCGATCCCCCGGCTGGAAGCCAAGCTCCTCGGCAATCGAGCCGGGCTCGACGCTGGCCACCTCCGCAGGCATCGGCTGGCGGCCCGGAATCCCGCCGATCTCACCGGCGACACCTGCAGGCTCTCGCTCCCTGGCCGCCGCAGTGGCCTCGGCACTCAGTTCAGTCCACACGACTCAATCCAGGGGGTAGGGGTCAGAAGGTTGGGGCAGCGGAGCAAACCTGCCCCAGAGAGCAGTGTTCAGAAACCGGAGCGAGACACCCACTGCAGCAGAAACAGACCGAACAGCAGCCGATACCCCACGAAAATCCAGGTGCTGTGGCGCTGCAGGAAACGCAGCAACCAGGCGATCGCCAACCAGGAGACCAGGGCCGCCGAGAGAATGCCCAGCAGCATCGGCACCAGACCGCCACCGGCCGGCGCCGACAGGGCGCCCTTGATCTCGGCCAGGCCCGCCAGGGTGATGGCCGGGATGCCGAGCAGGAAGGAAAAGCGCGCGGCGGCAGGCCTCTGCCAGCCATCGAACAGGGCGGCAGTGAGAGTGCTGCCGGAGCGGGAGACACCGGGAATCAACGCCAGGGCCTGGGCAAGTCCCACCACGAGACCATCGCGGGGGAAGGTGTCGTCGATGGTGCGGCGGCGGCGGCCGAGCAGCTCGGCCAGGGCGAGCAGCAGGGCCATCACGATCGAAACGATGGCGATCGAGGGAAGGCTGCGCAGCACGGATGTCTCGTAGCCCGGCCAGAAGCGCTTGATCGAGAGACCCGCCACAACGATCGGCACGGTGCCGACCAGAATCGCCACCCCCAGTCGAGCGGAAGGATCGCTCCAATCGCGGCGGCGGCTGGCCTCGACCATTCCAAGGACCACGGTCCGGAGGTCATCGCGGAAGTAGGCGAGCACCGCCGCGATGCTGCCGAGCTGAATCACCGCCGTGACGGCGACACCGGGATCTCCCCAGCCCAGCAGGACAGGAACCACCTTGAGATGGGCGGTGCTGCTGATCGGCAGAAATTCCGTGAGTCCCTGCACCACCCCGAGCACCAGCGCATGCCAGCAGGCGGTCCAGAGGTCGAGGGCGCCGGCCCCGGCGGGGTCGACAGCGACGCCGAAGGGCATGCCGCCGAAAGCCATGCCGGAGAAGGCCATGCAGGAAGACGAGCACCAATGCCGACCCTATGGCGGCCAGCAGCCCCTCACCGGGGGCGGCTTCACCTTTAAGGTTGGCCAACTTTCTTCACATCCTTGGTGATCGGGGTTCCCTCCAGCCTGCAATCCCCCTCCGGCGTAGGTCCCCTCAGCCTGAGCCCGTTGCTGCGGAATCTGGAGCGCCCCGAGCCACGGAGGCCTGGTCTGGCTTCCATCCAGGCCACGTCTGCGCCCTGGCTGGCGGCCCTGCTGGTGAGTCTGCCAGTGTTTCTGCAGGCTCCCTGGGTGCGTGTCGCCCCGGCCAGCTCGGCCCTGTTCACCGGCGTCCTGCTCCTTGTGGGACTCGTACTGGAACGTCAGGCGCAGGAACGATCGAGCCAGGCCGGCGCCCTGCTGGTGGGGTTCAGCGGCAGCTGGCTGGCCGGCTCCCTGTTCTGGGGCTGGTGCCGCCTCCACCCGCTCTGGCATCTGCCGATTGAGGCCTTCGCCCTGCCGCTGGCCCTGACCGGCCTGGCCGGTCGCTGGCGGCTGGCCTGTGCCTTCTATCTCGGATCCCTGCTCGGCACCGCCGCCACCGATGCCGTGATGGCCCTGACGGGAGTCATGGCCCACTGGACGATCGTGCTGCAGGCCAGTCCGGAGCAGGCCCCGCTGCTGCTCCAGGACGCAGCACGCCAGGTGCTTCAGCCACTGCCCCTCTGCACTGTGCTGCTGGCGGCCGTTGCGATCGGGTTGCTTTGCCGTCAGATCTGGCAGCGGGGCACGGCCTGGCGAGTGGCCGCCTCCAGCCTGCTCACCACGCTGGTGGTTGATGGGCTGTTTCTGTTGGCGGCGCTGCTCGCCCCCCATGTCTCGGGTCTGGTCTGAGCCGGCTGGCCCCAGGCCTCCGGCGCCAGGCAAAGCTGAAGTTCTGCAAAAGCCACCGGCCCCATCGGGGTTGGCGGAAGGAGAGATCTGTAACGTTGTTGGCCTGGTGGCTTTCTGTCGCCTCAGGTCCCGGATTCAATGTCCCGTATTCAACGGAGAGTGGAGATGAAACGGCTGGTTGCCTGGCTGATGGGCGGGGTTGCCATGATCGGGCTGATGGCTTCGCTGGTGCTGCCCCCTGCAGCCTGGGCCGATGAGCTGCGCAATGTGGCCGACGACAAGATCGCCGAGTCTGCAGGCAAAGTTGATCTCAACAATGCTTCAGTGCGCCGCTTCCAGCAGTATCCCGGCATGTATCCGACCCTGGCTGGCAAAATCGTGTTGGGAGGTCCCTACGAGAGCGTCGACGACGTTCTTCAGCTGGATCTGACCGAACGCCAGAAGGAACTGTTCGACAAGTACAAGGACAACTTCACCGTGACCCCGCCCTCGATCGCCTTGAATGAAGGCTTCGATCGCATCAATGACGGCGTCTACCGCTGAGCCTTACCATCAGCCTCAGGTGAAAGCCGTCGGGCCCTCCCGGCGGCTTTTTTCATGGGCGATGCCGTGACGCAAGCAGACGATTCGAGCGAGCGGTCGCCCTTCCAACGCTCCTGGGACGTGGTCGTGGTCGGCAGCGGCGCCGCCGGCCTGATGGCCTGCCTGGAATTGCCGCCTGAGCTGAGGGTGCTGCTGCTCAGTAAAGACAGCGAGCCCCGCTCCGCCAGCCGCTGGGCCCAGGGTGGAATCGCCGCCGTGACCCGGCCGGATGACAGCTTCGCCAGTCACATCGCCGACACCCTGAAGGCCGGTGCCGGCCTCTGTGATCCCGCGGCGGTGGAGCTGCTGGTGCGCCAGGCCCCAGCCTGCGTCGAACGCCTGCTCAGCCTGGACATGGCCTTCGACCGCCATGGCGCCGAGCTCAGCACCACCCTGGAGGCCGCCCACAGCCATCGGCGCGTGCTGCATGCCCAGGACCGCACCGGTGGCGCCCTGGTGGAAGCCCTGGAGCGGAGGGCCCTGCAGCGACCGGGGCTCTGCTGCCTCAAAGGAGCCGTGGCGCTGCAGCTATGGGTTTCCGCCGGCCGATGCCGGGGGCTGCAGGTCCTGCACCAGCAGGAGCTGGGCTGGATCCGCAGCGGGGCTGTGGTGCTGGCCTGTGGCGGCGGTGGCCACCTGTTTGCCCACACCACCAACCCGTCGCAGTCGAGTGGCGATGGCGTCGCCATGGCCTGGCGGGCCGGGGCGGAACTGCGGGACCTGGAGTTCGTGCAGTTCCACCCCACCGCCCTGATGCTGCCGGATGCTCCCCACTTCCTGATCTCGGAGGCCGTCCGTGGCGAAGGGGGCCGGCTGCTCGATGGCGCTGGGGCCAGTCCGGTGGCCGGGCTCAGTGGCGGCGATCTGGCCCCGCGCGACCAGGTGAGCCGCGCTCTGGCCAGGCGGATGCGGGAGCTGCGCACCGACCATCTCTGGCTGGATCTACGCCCAGTGGGCGGCGAACGGTTGGAACGACAGTTCCCCACGATTCTGCGGCGCTGCCGCGAACTGGGCCTGGAGCCGACCCGGAACCCGATCCCCGTGGCGCCGGCCGCCCACTACTGGATGGGAGGCGTGGCCACCGACCTGGAGGCCGCCACCAGCCTGCCCGGGCTCTATGCGGTGGGAGAGGTGGCCTGCACCGGCGTCCACGGCGCCAACCGCCTGGCCAGCAATTCCCTGATGGAATGCCTGGTGTTTGCCCGGCAGCTGAGGCAACTCCAGCCCGCGGATTCAGACGGGGCCACGGCCCCGATCACCGCCCATGGGCGCCGGTTCAGCCTGGAAGCCTTGGCACCAGGGTTGACGCTGCCCGATCCGGATGTGTTGCGAGCGCGCATCCAGGCACTGCGGAGGCTCTGCTGGCAGGAGGCCGGGGTGGAGCGCAGCGGCAGCGGTCTCCGACGCGCCCTGGCCTGGGTGCAGGAACGGGCCGGGCTCTGGCCCTCCGGCTCCCTGGATGGGCGCTTGGCCCATCTGGAGCCAGGCGATCGGCTCGGCCTCGAACCGAGTGCCGCTGCCGCCCTGCAGCGTGGCCAGAACCTGCAGCAGCGGCTGGTGCTGGCCGAACGCCTGATCGAGGCGGCCCTGTTTCGCCAGGAAAGCCGTGGCGGCCACTTCCGCACCGATGTTCCTGCGCCCCAGCCCTTCTGGCAACGCCACAGCGTCCAGAGGTTGGGGCATCCGGTGCAGACAGCTCCGGTGGGGCAGCTGGTGAATCCCGTCAACGTGGACAGCGGAGCTGCACAGGACCGGTGAGCACGTGGATGCCCCAGCAGGCAGGCCATCGCACTGAGCTGAAGCCTAGAAACGCAGCCCTGAACCTCAGACGACTGAAGGCGCTGTTCATCCAGACGGATTCAGCCCCTGATCAGCTCGAGAAACCGCTGATCAGTTTGAGCTGCTCCAGCGACTTGACACCGGAATCGAGCTTGCCCTTGATCTCCCAGCTGGGGAAACCTTCCAGATTCTTGCTGTCGCACAGCTCCTTCTGACTGTTCTTGCCATCGGCGGCGCATTCGATCACCTTCAGCTTGGTGGTGGCCTCCTTGCCGAACAGCTCCTTCTGCTCATGGCAATGGGGGCACCAGTAGGCGGAGTACATCACGGCGCCCGTGGCGGTGAGATGTTCAGCCAGGGCAATGGACTCCGGCGTGCTGGCGGCGATGACGGCTGGCGGAGTGCCACGGGTGTCGACGGCGGCGGGCCGATCCACAGACGCCGCCCAGCCCAGGCCCACCAGGGCCACGACCAGGGCCACCAGCACCCCACGGAAGAGCAGCTGGCCCCGGTCTTCCCAGCCCCCCTGCAGCAGGCTGAAGACGCACAGAGCCAGGCTGAGGCTGGCCGACAGCAGACAGAAAAAGCAGAAAGCCTGGATCTTGAACACCATCAGCCCCAGCAACAGCAGGCTGAACACCGCCATGCCCGTGGCGATCAGGAACAGTCCCCAGCGACCGACCGGCAATAACCGGCTCCGCAGATCGCCGCGCAGCACCAACGCCAGCACCGCCAGCACCAGCACGCTGGAATAGGCGAGGAAGCCCAGCAATGACAGGGGCTGACCCAGCACGGTGCCCCAGGCGCTGTTGAGCACCTTGTCGCAACCCTCGGCGCCCCCCGGGCAAACCAAAGGTCCGAGCAGCCCCCACCGCTTCAGGGTGATGGAGCCGGTATCGATCACGCCAACGGTGGCCAGCACGGCCATCACCACCCACACCCAGCGCCGGCTGGGCTCGCTGGGCCGCCGGCTGCTGAGGCGACTGCTGAGAAGACTCGACGTCACGGGGGCAGAAAGCGCTGACGGAATTGTGGCAGTCCTCTGGCGACGCGCCGAAGGCCCCTGACACCCTCTGCCATTGCATAGGGTGGTGGATTGGCCCATCTCTCACCCATCCGGCCCACCCTGAACCCAGCGACCTCCATGTCCCCGCCAAGCCAGTCCAGCCGGAAGACCGTGGCCTTCGCCCACCTGGGCTGCGAGAAGAACCGGGTGGATACCGAGCACATGCTCGGCCTGCTGGCCCAGGCCGGCTACGGCGTGAGTGCCGATGAAAGCGAGGCCAGCGTGGTGGTGGTCAACACCTGCAGTTTCATCCAGGACGCCCGCGAGGAATCGGTGCGCACCCTGGTGGAACTGGCGGAACAGGGCAAGGAACTGATCATCGCCGGCTGCCTGGCCCAGCACTTCCAGGAGGAACTGCTCGAGAGCCTGCCGGAGGCCAAAGCGATTGTGGGCACCGGCGACTATCAGCACATCGTCAGCGTGCTGGAGCGGGTGGAAGCCGGCGAGCGGGTGAACCAGGTGAGCGCCGTCCCCACCTTCGTGGGTGATGAACATCTGCCCCGCTACCGCACCACCTCCGAGGCGGTGGCCTACCTCAAGGTGGCGGAGGGCTGCGACTACCGCTGCGCCTTCTGCATCATCCCGAAGCTGCGCGGCGACCAGCGGTCGCGGCCGATCGAATCGATCGTGGCCGAGGCCCGGCAGCTGGCCGCTCAGGGGGTGCAGGAGCTGGTGCTGATCAGCCAGATCACCACCAATTACGGCCTGGATCTCTACGGCAAACCCCAGCTGGCCGAGCTGCTGCGGGCCCTGGGCGAGGTGGAGATCCCCTGGATCCGGGTGCACTACGCCTATCCCACCGGCCTCACCCCCGAGGTGCTGGCGGCCTACCGGGAGGTTCCCAACGTGCTGCCCTACCTGGATCTGCCACTGCAGCACAGCCACCCGGAGGTGCTGCGGGCGATGAATCGCCCCTGGCAGGCCGATGTGACCGCGGGCCTGCTGCAACGGATCCGCGAGCAGCTGCCCGAAGCCGTTCTGCGCACCACCTTCATCGTGGGCTTCCCCGGTGAAACCGAGGAACAGTTCCAGCACCTGCTCGACTTTGTGGCCGCGCAACGCTTTGACCACGTGGGCGTGTTCACCTTCTCCCCTGAGGAGGGCACCGCCGCCGCGTCCCTGCCCAACCCGGTGCCTCCCGAGCTTGCCCAGGAGCGCAAGGACCGGCTGATGGCCCTGCAGCAACCGATCTCTGCCGAGCGCAATGCCGCCTGGGTGGGCCGGATCGTGGACGTGCTGATCGAGCAGGAGAATCCATCCACCGGTGAGATGCTTGGCCGCTGCGCCCGCTACGCCCCCGAGGTGGACGGCGAGGTGCGGGTGAGGCCAGGCGTGGGGGGTCTGTGCGCCGCTCCGGGAACCATGGTGCCGGTCCGGATCACCGCGGCAGACATCTACGACCTGGAGGGCGAAGTTGTAGGAGCCAGGGCCATGGTGGGCGACGCCCTCGCCGCCCACCGGAGCGGCGCTTGAGCCTTAGGGAGAGCTCCAGCCAGGCCCCCCGGGCCGTTCTTCCGGCGGCGAGCCGGGCGTCCGGGCGGCCCCCTGAGCCCCCGGGACACGATCCAGCTGGCCTGCTGGAGACGCTGCACCGCCATCAGCGCACCACCTTCCTGATCGCCTCGGGCGTGAGCACCGCCGGATCCTTTGCCGGGATCACCGCCAAGGGCTGGATCCTGATGCACGGCACCGGCAACCCCATGGTGCTGGCCCTGCATTTCGCCGTGCTGGCCCTGCCCAGCCTGCTGGTGAGCGGGCCGGCCGGGGTGCTCACCGATCGGCTCGGCTGCGAAACGGTGCTGATCCGCGCCCAGTGGGGACTGTTTCTGGCCGGCACCCTCGGCGCCCTGGCGATTCCGCTGCAGACCGGCACGATGCAGGTGGTGCTGCTGATGCTCAGCACCATGCTGGCCGGAATCGCCAGTTCCTTCGAACTCACGGCCCGCAACAAGTACTGCGCCCTCGTGGTCGACCATCCCGGCCAGCTGGCCCGCTACATCACCAGTTTCTCGGTGGTGTTCAACGTGGGCAAGCTGGTGGGCCCGCCCGTGGGGGGCTGGCTGGTGGCGGCCACCGGCCCCCTGGCGGCCCTGACCATCGATGCCGCCACCTACCTGCTGCCGATTGCGACCGTTGTCTGGCTGCTGCGGCCCAACCGGGCGATGGAACAGCGCAGCCGACCGGGTCAGAAAGCCAGCCTGATCAGCGCGTGGAAGGACTGCGGCCGTCCCCTGCGGCACGTGCTCGGCTTCACCGCCCTGGCCTGCCTGGCGGGCTTCTTCCACCCTGGCCTGGCCCCCTTGATGGCAGCGGAGATCCTCGGCCCATCACCCCAGGCCCTGGGCCTGTTCACCAGCGTGCTGGCGGCCGGCAGCATCTGCGGAGGGGTGGTGCTGCAGCGGAACAGCAGCTGGCTCAGCCAACGCCCCGCCCTGCTGATGGGGGCGTGTGTGCTGGCCACCGGAGCGGCCCAGGTGGGCATGGGCGTCAGCACATCCACCGGCTTTGCACTGGCCATGGCGTGGGTGATCGGCGCCGGGACCGCATCGCTGCTGGCCGGGGTGAATCTGATCAGCCAGGTGGGCAGCCCGATGGTGCTGCGCGGCCGGATGGCCGGCCTGGGTCAGATCGCCTTCCTCGGTGGCGGCGGCCTCAGCGGGCTGATCGCCGCCGGATTGTCGATGACCATCGGGCTGGCCGCCACCTTTGCCTGGCTGGGTGGCATCGGCGTGCTGCTGGGGCTCTGGGAACTGACCCAGCGCGCCGGCCTGCGCATTCCACCACCCGTCGATTGACGCGCAGGGTTGGCGTGCTGGGTTCAGCTCAGGCGGATCAGATCAGCCGGATGCCGCGCAGCACCACGGCGGCGATGAACGCGGCAGCAAGGCCACCACCGACCAGACCCAGATAGATTGCCGCACCCATGGCCGTGATTGAAGCGTTTGGGTGCCATTACAGCAGAAGGCCCGAGATCGGCGCTCCCAGCTGGATGCACCTAGGGTGGCCAGCACCATTGACCAGGCGACCCGGACGCCGACTGCGCAAGCACCTTTTCCACACCTCCCTCCCCCCCGAGCATGCGCACCCTGTTCATCTACCCGGAATTTCCCAAAACCTTCTGGAGCTACGAGAAGATTCTCGAGCTGGTGAATCGCAAGGTGCTGCTGCCCCCCCTGGGCATGGTCACCGTGGCAGCCCTGCTCCCCCAGACGTGGGAGATGAAGCTGGTCGACCGCAATGTGCGCGAGGTGAGCGAGGCTGAATGGGCCTGGGCTGAACTGGTGATCATCTCCGGGATGATCGTCCAGAAGGCGGACATGGCCGCCCAGATCGCCAAGGCCAAGGCCCGGGGACTGCCCGTGGCGGTTGGCGGGCCCTTTGCGAGCTCCACTCCGGATGCACCCGAGCTGCAGCTGGCCGACTACAAGGTGCTGGATGAAGGTGAGATCACCCTGCCTCTGTTCATCGAAGCGATCGAGCGGGGTGAATCCAGAGGTCGCTTCAGCTCCGAGGGGGAAAAGCCGGATGTGACGGGCACGCCGATTCCCCGCTTCGACCTGCTCGAGCTCGATGCCTACGACTCGATGAGCGTTCAGTTCTCGCGGGGCTGTCCGTTCCAGTGCGAGTTCTGCGACATCATCGTGCTTTACGGCCGCAAGCCGCGCACCAAAACACCGCAGCAGCTGATCGCCGAGCTCCAATATCTCTACGACCTGGGTTGGCGCCGCTCCATCTTCCTGGTGGACGACAACTTCATCGGCAACAAGCGCAACGCCAAGCTGCTCTTGCCTGCTCTGAAGCAGTGGCAGATCGAGCATGGCTATCCCTTCAGCTTTGCCACTGAAGCGTCGGTCGACCTGGCCTCAGACGACGAAATGATGCTGATGATGGCCGAATCCCGCTTCGATTCGGTGTTCCTCGGCATCGAAACCCCCGATGAGGCCAGCCTCTCGATCGCCGGCAAGCACCAGAACACCCGCAGTTCCCTGGAGGAATCCGTCGACCGGATCACGTCCTACGGCATCCGGGTGATGGCAGGGTTCATCATCGGCTTCGACGGTGAGAAGAAGGGCGCAGGCGATCGGATCGTGACGTTCGTGAGCCGCACCGGCATCCCCGCCGCGATGATGGGCATGTTGCAGGCCCTGCCCAATACCGGGCTCTGGCATCGCCTTGAGAAGGAAAATCGGCTGATCCAGGAAAAGGCCGACGCCAAGGGCGTGAACCAGACCAATCTGCTCAACTTCGTGCCCACCCGGCCGATCCGCGACATCGCCAACGAATATGTGGATGCGTTCTGCCGTCTCTACGAGCCGAACGCCTACATCGATCGGGTGACGCATTACTACACCAAGGTGGGCAAACCACGCTGGCAGCAATATGTGAAGGCCGCAGCCTTCGGCAAGGCCTCCCTCCCCACCTGGACCGATGTGCGTGCCCTGCTGATCGTGATCTGGCGTCAGGGCTTTCAGCGGGACACCCGCTTCCGTTTCTGGCGCTCCATTGTCAAGATCGCCCGCTGCAACCCGGACAACCTCGAACAGTTCCTCGTCACCCTGGCCCACAACGAGCACTTCCAGGAATATCGCGAGGTGGTGACTCGGGAAATTCAGGACCAGCTCTCGGCCCTTCCCCCCGAACCGCCGCGCAGCCAGGTGGCCGATCGTCAGCTGCAGCCTGCTTGAAGACAGCAGTGTCTGGCTCATTCACTGCCTGACTGACGCACGGCCTGGCTGACGCTCAGTCCTGGATGTAGGGGATTCCCTGTAGCAGGCAGGCTTCCGCTTTCTGCAGTTCACGCCCGAGATACAGGGCATGATCCAGACGGCTGAGCGGATGGGGCCCAGGCCCCTCGGTGAGAGCCACACCCAGCTCCTTGGCCGTGCGGCCCCGGAACACCGCCAGGGGGGCATGGGGACCGGCGCCGCGGCAACTCAACACCTCCCCGCTTTCCGGATCGGTGGCCAGCCCCTGGTCATTGATGCCGTTGCCGTAGTGCTCGGCCACCAATTCACCGGCCTCGGCATCCAGCTTGATCAGGAAATAACCGGCCGGATCCAGTGCGATCTGGCGCTGCGAGAGCTGCTCATCCAGGCTGCGGCGCTGATCGGCGGCGCTGGCGGGGGAAAACAGAACCATGGCTCCAAGTTAAGCCGCCCGCTGGTCGAGAGGCAGCGGAGTCGCACTGAAGGGCAACTCCGCATTGATCGCTTCGATCTCCTCGCGCATCAACGCATTGGCCCGGGGCAGCCACTGGCGCAGCATCGAATCGAAGCGGGGATCACTCCAGCGGTGCAGGCTGGCCCGCGGCTCGGCCAGGAAACCGCGACGACGCTTGTGGCTGCCCCCCGCACCGGGATCGAAGCTGCGGATGCCCTGGGCGATCGCCCATTCAATCGGCGCGTAGTAACAGACCTCAAAGTGAAGATTGTCGAGGTCCACATCACTGCCCCAGTAGCGACCCCAGAGCTCCTGCTCGGAGCGCACGCACAGCGACATCGCCACCGGCTCCGAGGGATCACCGCGGTGTGCACTGAACAGCACCAGATGCTGCCGCAACTGCTCAGCCGCCGCCGTGAAGAACGCCTCGGTGAGGTACTTGCTGCCCCATGGCCCCCAGCGGCTGCAGTGCTGGGCATAGAAGTCGTGCATCCGCCCCACCATCCGGGGGGGAATCTCCGCCCCCACCAGAGGCGTGACCTGAAGACCCGCACTGGCGACAGCCTTGCGTTCCCGCTTGATGTTGCGGCGCTGGTTGGCGTTGAAGCTGGCCAGGTAATCAGCAAAGCTGCGATAGCCGGGGTTGTGCCAGAGGCTCTGCTGATTGATCCAGGTGGCGCAGCCGGCCGCCTCGGCCAGGGGCTGCCAGGCGGGATCGACATAGAGAAAGTTGCAGCTGAGCAGATGATTGCGGCGGCAGAACGCGTCGATCAGCTCCAGCATCAACCCGGTCAGTGTCGCGGCGTCCTCGTCGGGGGAGAACCAGAAGCGGTAGCCCTGCACCGGGCTCACCGGACTCATGCCCACGAGCTTGGGGTAGTAGCGCAGCCCCAGGTCGTCGGCGAGGCGTGCGAAGGCCTGGTCGAAGACGAATTCGCCATAGCTGTGACCCTTGAGATAGAGCGGTGCCACCGCCACCAGCAGGTCGCCGCGCCACAGACCCAGGTGACAGGGCTGCCAGCCCTGGCGCGGCACGATGCTGCCGCTGGCCTCGAGCTGATGCAGCCAGTCCCAGCCATAGAACGGCAGGTGCTGGCCCACCAGCGCCTGCCACTGTTCGGAAGGCAGCTCCGCCATCGACTGGTGCCAGCGGGCGTGCAACTCAGCCATGGAGCGGGCCGCGGTGGCGAGTGTTCGGGCGCAAAACTAACGGGACTGTTCCAGCCACGGCGGTCTGTCATGCGCCAGCCCCAGCGACGATCGCACCGATCCCTGCTGCTGCCCCTGGCCGCCGCACTGCTGGGTGGCCTGGGCGGGCTGGGCGCAGCGCCACCGGCCCGGGCTGGCCTGGCCCGGCCGCTGCTGATGATGATGAAACCGCAGCTGGAGGAGCGGCTCGCCCGGGTCTGTGTGGAGACCGCCTCTGGAGGGCAGAGCGATCTGGCCCGCAGACTGAAGGATCCCTGCCGCCAGCTGGCCGGGCCCACCAGTGCCTGCCTGATCGAAGAGACTGACCGCAGTGGCCG
Coding sequences within it:
- a CDS encoding cytochrome B6, with product MGAAIYLGLVGGGLAAAFIAAVVLRGIRLI
- a CDS encoding GNAT family N-acetyltransferase, which gives rise to MAELHARWHQSMAELPSEQWQALVGQHLPFYGWDWLHQLEASGSIVPRQGWQPCHLGLWRGDLLVAVAPLYLKGHSYGEFVFDQAFARLADDLGLRYYPKLVGMSPVSPVQGYRFWFSPDEDAATLTGLMLELIDAFCRRNHLLSCNFLYVDPAWQPLAEAAGCATWINQQSLWHNPGYRSFADYLASFNANQRRNIKRERKAVASAGLQVTPLVGAEIPPRMVGRMHDFYAQHCSRWGPWGSKYLTEAFFTAAAEQLRQHLVLFSAHRGDPSEPVAMSLCVRSEQELWGRYWGSDVDLDNLHFEVCYYAPIEWAIAQGIRSFDPGAGGSHKRRRGFLAEPRASLHRWSDPRFDSMLRQWLPRANALMREEIEAINAELPFSATPLPLDQRAA
- a CDS encoding B12-binding domain-containing radical SAM protein, whose translation is MRTLFIYPEFPKTFWSYEKILELVNRKVLLPPLGMVTVAALLPQTWEMKLVDRNVREVSEAEWAWAELVIISGMIVQKADMAAQIAKAKARGLPVAVGGPFASSTPDAPELQLADYKVLDEGEITLPLFIEAIERGESRGRFSSEGEKPDVTGTPIPRFDLLELDAYDSMSVQFSRGCPFQCEFCDIIVLYGRKPRTKTPQQLIAELQYLYDLGWRRSIFLVDDNFIGNKRNAKLLLPALKQWQIEHGYPFSFATEASVDLASDDEMMLMMAESRFDSVFLGIETPDEASLSIAGKHQNTRSSLEESVDRITSYGIRVMAGFIIGFDGEKKGAGDRIVTFVSRTGIPAAMMGMLQALPNTGLWHRLEKENRLIQEKADAKGVNQTNLLNFVPTRPIRDIANEYVDAFCRLYEPNAYIDRVTHYYTKVGKPRWQQYVKAAAFGKASLPTWTDVRALLIVIWRQGFQRDTRFRFWRSIVKIARCNPDNLEQFLVTLAHNEHFQEYREVVTREIQDQLSALPPEPPRSQVADRQLQPA
- a CDS encoding DUF4346 domain-containing protein produces the protein MVLFSPASAADQRRSLDEQLSQRQIALDPAGYFLIKLDAEAGELVAEHYGNGINDQGLATDPESGEVLSCRGAGPHAPLAVFRGRTAKELGVALTEGPGPHPLSRLDHALYLGRELQKAEACLLQGIPYIQD
- a CDS encoding MFS transporter, which codes for MLETLHRHQRTTFLIASGVSTAGSFAGITAKGWILMHGTGNPMVLALHFAVLALPSLLVSGPAGVLTDRLGCETVLIRAQWGLFLAGTLGALAIPLQTGTMQVVLLMLSTMLAGIASSFELTARNKYCALVVDHPGQLARYITSFSVVFNVGKLVGPPVGGWLVAATGPLAALTIDAATYLLPIATVVWLLRPNRAMEQRSRPGQKASLISAWKDCGRPLRHVLGFTALACLAGFFHPGLAPLMAAEILGPSPQALGLFTSVLAAGSICGGVVLQRNSSWLSQRPALLMGACVLATGAAQVGMGVSTSTGFALAMAWVIGAGTASLLAGVNLISQVGSPMVLRGRMAGLGQIAFLGGGGLSGLIAAGLSMTIGLAATFAWLGGIGVLLGLWELTQRAGLRIPPPVD